From the genome of Leptolyngbya sp. FACHB-261, one region includes:
- the recJ gene encoding single-stranded-DNA-specific exonuclease RecJ has product MPLPDQRWITQPAQAQLVQQLADELNLSPLVAQVLVSRGKNSLEAAQTFLHPETWQLPDPREHFSDLTPALDCLEQAVRTGQPIAICGDYDADGMTSTALLLRTFRQLGAKASYEIPSRAHDGYGINERMVLELAQRGVSVILTVDNGIVAFDPIAKAKALGLTVIITDHHEPSPDGKLPVADAILNPKLIPVDSPFRGLAGVGVAYVLACLLAERFNQRKQLAGELLELFTLGTIADMAPLTGVNRRWVRWGLQRLPHSNLAGIQALIEVTRQGRGEAFRPDAVGFGLGPRINAMGRIDDPRVVIELLTTDFAARAKELALVCEEINRERQQLCKQIEQEAVAWLGQNPIDFAAERVLLLVQENWHHGVIGIVASRLKERYGVPVFIGSLSTTEVRGSARGIPEFHVFEALEFCKDLLAKHGGHEAAGGFSLDPANLPNLRQRLRQFATGCLKPEQLRPLVEIDACADLADLSLELMAQLDQLQPCGIGNPEPIFCSRGLQVIEQRTMGQENAHLRLTVRDKTGTRINAVAWRWGAHCPLPEQVDLAYKLRTNTWKEKTSLQLELVGARPSTC; this is encoded by the coding sequence ATGCCTTTGCCTGACCAACGCTGGATCACCCAACCTGCCCAAGCTCAGCTCGTGCAGCAGCTTGCCGACGAGCTAAATCTGTCTCCCCTAGTGGCGCAGGTGTTGGTAAGCCGAGGCAAAAATAGTCTGGAAGCGGCGCAGACGTTTCTCCATCCTGAAACCTGGCAGTTACCGGATCCGCGCGAGCACTTCAGTGATTTAACACCGGCACTCGATTGTCTAGAACAGGCAGTGAGAACAGGACAACCGATTGCGATTTGTGGCGACTATGACGCCGATGGTATGACCAGCACAGCTCTGCTGCTGCGCACCTTCCGGCAGTTAGGAGCCAAGGCCAGTTATGAGATCCCCAGCCGCGCCCACGATGGCTATGGCATCAACGAGCGCATGGTGCTGGAACTGGCTCAACGCGGCGTCAGCGTGATTTTGACGGTGGATAACGGCATCGTTGCCTTCGATCCGATTGCCAAAGCCAAAGCCCTGGGCCTAACCGTGATTATCACCGACCATCACGAGCCCTCCCCCGATGGCAAATTGCCGGTTGCCGATGCGATTTTGAATCCCAAGCTGATCCCAGTTGACTCACCGTTTCGGGGCTTGGCAGGGGTGGGCGTAGCCTATGTGCTGGCCTGTTTGCTGGCCGAGCGCTTTAACCAGCGCAAGCAGCTGGCCGGTGAGCTACTAGAACTGTTTACGCTGGGCACGATTGCCGACATGGCTCCCTTGACCGGGGTAAATCGGCGTTGGGTGCGCTGGGGTTTGCAGCGATTGCCGCACTCGAACCTGGCGGGAATTCAAGCGCTGATCGAGGTGACGCGGCAGGGCCGAGGCGAAGCCTTTCGACCCGATGCTGTGGGCTTTGGCCTGGGACCACGCATCAACGCTATGGGTCGCATCGACGACCCGCGCGTGGTGATCGAACTCTTGACCACAGACTTTGCGGCGCGAGCCAAAGAGTTAGCGCTGGTCTGCGAAGAGATCAACCGCGAGCGTCAGCAACTGTGCAAGCAGATAGAGCAGGAAGCCGTGGCCTGGTTGGGGCAGAACCCCATCGACTTTGCAGCCGAGCGCGTGCTGCTACTGGTTCAGGAAAACTGGCACCACGGCGTAATTGGCATTGTGGCCTCGCGCCTGAAGGAGCGCTACGGTGTGCCGGTGTTTATTGGTTCGCTCTCAACCACCGAGGTGCGGGGCTCAGCGCGGGGCATCCCCGAGTTTCATGTGTTCGAGGCACTGGAGTTTTGCAAAGACCTGCTGGCGAAGCACGGCGGTCATGAAGCAGCCGGTGGTTTCTCGTTGGATCCAGCGAACCTGCCCAATCTGCGGCAGCGCCTGCGCCAATTCGCAACTGGCTGCTTAAAACCTGAGCAATTGCGTCCCTTAGTCGAAATTGATGCCTGCGCCGACTTGGCAGATCTCAGTTTGGAGCTGATGGCGCAACTGGATCAGCTGCAACCCTGCGGCATCGGCAATCCTGAACCGATCTTCTGTAGCCGTGGCCTACAAGTCATTGAACAGCGCACGATGGGACAAGAAAATGCACATCTGCGGCTCACGGTGCGAGATAAGACTGGAACCCGAATAAATGCAGTGGCTTGGCGCTGGGGAGCTCACTGTCCATTACCGGAACAAGTCGATCTGGCTTATAAATTACGAACCAATACCTGGAAGGAGAAAACCAGTTTGCAATTAGAACTAGTTGGGGCGCGCCCTAGCACTTGCTAA
- a CDS encoding carotenoid oxygenase family protein, whose translation MTSTLPSQQTAFTQEDWQGGYTSLREEVDYWISDADIEGQLPAALRGTLVRNGPGLLEVGGHPLQHPFDGDGMIAAFSFAGDGRVHFRNRYVRTEGYLAEQAAGRPLYRGVFGTNKPGGFFANAFDVRLKHIANTNVIYIGGKLLALWEAASPYKLDPDTLDTLGLDNLGGVLPEGAPFSAHPRLDPVSGNLVNFGIRTGLSTSLTMYELNPAGEVVKTHTHAVPGFAFVHDFALTPEYAIFFQNPVFLNPIPFLLGLRGPGECLKFMARQKTRILLVPRDGSAIRTLEMDPCFVFHHVNAFQEGQTVVIDSIAYEDFPSVEPGSNFREIDFNSVPVSQLWRFRLDLAQGTVQRELLTPRACEFPTVHPDYVGQPYRHLYIGAAHQPEGNAPLQAILKLDLETGEQQLWSAAPRGFMGEPVFVPFPDGQGEEDGWLLSLVYDAAHQRSDLVILDARDVAAGPVARLHLKHIIPYGLHGSFTEQVLGV comes from the coding sequence ATGACGTCCACGCTCCCGTCTCAGCAAACAGCATTTACGCAAGAAGACTGGCAGGGGGGTTACACCTCGCTGCGCGAAGAAGTCGATTACTGGATTTCAGATGCAGATATTGAAGGCCAACTGCCTGCGGCTTTGCGGGGCACGTTGGTGCGCAATGGCCCTGGTTTGCTGGAGGTGGGTGGACACCCGTTGCAGCATCCCTTTGATGGCGATGGCATGATCGCCGCTTTTAGTTTTGCCGGCGATGGTCGGGTTCATTTCCGCAATCGCTATGTGCGTACGGAAGGCTACCTGGCTGAGCAAGCGGCAGGACGTCCACTGTATCGTGGGGTTTTTGGCACCAACAAGCCCGGTGGGTTTTTCGCCAATGCCTTTGATGTGCGGCTGAAGCACATTGCTAATACCAACGTCATTTATATCGGTGGCAAATTGCTGGCGCTGTGGGAAGCGGCCTCACCCTACAAGCTTGACCCTGACACGCTCGACACTCTGGGCTTGGATAATCTGGGCGGTGTGTTGCCTGAGGGCGCACCTTTCTCGGCCCATCCTCGCTTGGATCCGGTCAGTGGCAACTTGGTCAACTTTGGCATTCGCACTGGGCTTTCCACCAGCCTGACCATGTATGAGCTGAACCCGGCGGGCGAAGTGGTCAAGACCCATACGCACGCGGTCCCGGGCTTTGCTTTCGTGCATGACTTTGCGCTGACGCCAGAGTACGCGATCTTCTTTCAAAACCCGGTGTTTCTGAATCCGATTCCCTTCTTGTTGGGGCTACGCGGTCCAGGCGAATGCCTGAAGTTTATGGCGCGACAGAAGACGCGCATTTTGCTGGTGCCGCGTGATGGCAGTGCCATCCGCACCCTGGAAATGGATCCTTGCTTCGTGTTTCACCATGTCAATGCTTTCCAGGAAGGGCAGACCGTGGTGATCGATTCGATTGCCTATGAGGACTTCCCCAGCGTCGAACCGGGCAGCAATTTCCGTGAGATTGACTTCAATAGCGTGCCGGTGTCGCAGCTGTGGCGCTTCCGTTTGGATTTGGCACAGGGCACAGTGCAGCGCGAGTTGCTGACGCCCAGGGCCTGCGAGTTCCCCACGGTGCATCCGGACTATGTGGGCCAGCCCTACCGCCATCTCTACATCGGTGCAGCTCACCAGCCCGAGGGCAATGCTCCACTTCAGGCGATCCTCAAGTTGGATCTGGAAACAGGTGAGCAGCAACTCTGGAGCGCCGCGCCGCGTGGCTTTATGGGTGAGCCGGTATTTGTGCCCTTCCCAGATGGTCAGGGTGAAGAAGACGGCTGGCTGCTGAGCCTGGTCTACGATGCGGCCCATCAGCGCAGTGACTTGGTGATTCTGGATGCGCGCGATGTGGCCGCGGGTCCGGTGGCGCGGCTGCACTTGAAGCACATCATCCCCTATGGGCTGCACGGCAGCTTTACGGAGCAGGTGCTGGGAGTCTAA
- a CDS encoding substrate-binding domain-containing protein encodes MSKSNNETPVLLASLVVTLLLAAGLVFFLGPKLGLRLGGTSPESQPSAQDGNSGQAGSATQTESAPAAVGANFKDVPVPSGLFSYGGSTTWAPIRQLVDSQIQSARPEFQLRYTSPVTGAPGSSTGIRMLLNGELDFAQSSRPLQDSEYQAAQQRGFALAQSPVAIDGIAVVVNPNLNLPGLTIDQLRQIYRGQVNNWSQVGGPNLPITPFSRRVGDGGTAEFLVENVLQNQAFGPNVQYVATTTEALRKVSSTAGGVYYASAPEAVPQCGVKPLPIGQEANQWVPPYQEPLVPPANCPAQRNQLNGEAFRDGNYPLTRKLFVVVKQQGREQEAGEAYSKLLLTDQGQKLIEQAGFIRLR; translated from the coding sequence ATGAGCAAAAGCAATAACGAAACGCCGGTTCTACTAGCCTCTTTGGTAGTTACACTGCTGCTTGCGGCGGGTCTGGTATTTTTCTTGGGGCCGAAACTGGGACTGAGGTTGGGCGGGACTAGCCCTGAATCCCAGCCCTCTGCTCAAGATGGCAATTCAGGTCAGGCGGGTTCAGCTACGCAAACCGAGTCAGCACCTGCGGCAGTGGGGGCTAATTTCAAAGATGTGCCGGTGCCGAGTGGCTTGTTTAGCTACGGCGGTAGCACCACTTGGGCACCGATTCGGCAGTTGGTTGACTCGCAGATTCAGAGTGCGCGGCCTGAGTTTCAGTTGCGCTATACCAGCCCGGTGACCGGGGCACCCGGTTCGAGCACGGGAATTCGCATGTTGCTGAATGGCGAACTGGATTTTGCGCAGTCCTCGCGTCCATTGCAAGACAGCGAATATCAGGCAGCGCAGCAGCGGGGCTTTGCTTTGGCCCAATCGCCGGTGGCCATTGATGGCATTGCGGTGGTGGTCAATCCCAATTTGAATCTGCCGGGTCTGACGATTGACCAGTTGCGGCAAATCTACCGGGGGCAAGTGAACAACTGGAGCCAGGTGGGTGGGCCGAATCTACCGATTACGCCGTTTTCGCGGCGGGTGGGCGATGGCGGTACGGCGGAGTTTCTAGTCGAAAACGTTTTGCAGAATCAGGCGTTTGGGCCGAACGTGCAATACGTTGCTACGACCACAGAAGCGCTGCGCAAAGTGAGCAGCACAGCAGGCGGTGTCTACTACGCTTCGGCTCCGGAAGCGGTGCCCCAGTGCGGGGTGAAACCGTTGCCAATTGGACAGGAGGCCAATCAGTGGGTGCCGCCTTATCAGGAACCTTTGGTACCACCGGCCAATTGTCCGGCTCAACGCAATCAACTGAACGGTGAGGCTTTTCGCGATGGCAATTATCCTTTAACGCGCAAGTTGTTTGTGGTGGTGAAGCAACAGGGACGCGAGCAAGAGGCGGGTGAAGCCTATAGCAAGCTGCTGCTAACTGACCAGGGACAAAAGCTGATCGAGCAGGCGGGTTTTATTCGGCTGCGTTAG
- a CDS encoding NACHT domain-containing NTPase, with product MQKNFFLLALLSAIIALLVGWLTNNLPEIPKQPQFLWFQTRSISGIEFSATQQAIVLLLLILTLASAFLVWLSNQSEADSDKPKQDEATGISSEQESRNLKILQESVKGEVEGRLSSSLHNQVRLILHMEAQPKQVERPWDVQVKIGTRPHYPLAPGTSVIEVFELPDVAGKLLLLGAPGAGKTTMLLDLAKQLIARNEEDFEQPTPVLVNLSSWQKNEQSIFDWLVAELKLKYGVRADIGQRWLRERKLLPLLDGLDELASERQAKCVEAINEWLQSDERPRHVVVCSRLEEYESHETSLNLNGAICLLPLEQFQIKEYLLRVTGPELWQSIASDPALLDLAQTPLLLSIITLAYQEISFPEWQQLASSQERQRYLFDAYIRRMLERSIKSQEYTERKEPTPEKTRHWLIWLAQRLKAEKQTEFLIEKIQPAWLQRGSQKQAYRIGVGLSGGLSVGLSGGLSGGLSVGLVSGLSVGLIFGLSVGLSDEIELVETLRWSWKNAGAGLREYFQSGRLLVGLSVGLLVGLIFGLSVGLLVGLSVGLLFGLLGGLLFGLILGLLGGLSGFEVERKAIPNQGIWRSASNAVIVGLLFGLSVGLLGGLLSGLSAGLILGMFQYGGLTCIQHFTLRLILWQSGNIPWNYARFLNYATERLFLQRVGGSYRFTHDLLREHFAQMPERS from the coding sequence ATGCAGAAGAATTTTTTCCTGTTGGCCTTGTTGTCTGCAATTATTGCTCTTCTGGTTGGCTGGCTCACGAACAACTTGCCAGAGATTCCTAAGCAGCCCCAATTCCTTTGGTTCCAAACCCGCTCAATCTCTGGAATTGAATTCTCTGCAACCCAGCAGGCAATCGTTTTGCTGCTGCTGATTTTAACGCTTGCGTCGGCTTTTCTGGTTTGGCTTTCAAATCAGTCTGAGGCGGATAGTGACAAGCCTAAGCAAGATGAAGCAACTGGGATTTCTTCTGAGCAGGAGTCTCGCAATCTCAAAATTTTGCAGGAGTCGGTCAAGGGAGAAGTTGAGGGGCGGCTCAGCAGTTCTTTGCACAATCAGGTGCGCTTGATTTTGCATATGGAGGCACAGCCGAAACAGGTTGAACGGCCTTGGGATGTGCAAGTCAAAATTGGCACACGGCCTCACTATCCTTTGGCGCCAGGAACAAGCGTCATTGAGGTTTTTGAACTCCCGGATGTTGCAGGTAAGCTGTTGCTTTTGGGAGCACCGGGGGCTGGCAAAACGACAATGCTTCTGGATTTAGCGAAGCAGCTAATTGCTCGTAATGAAGAAGACTTTGAGCAGCCAACTCCAGTTTTAGTAAACCTTTCATCTTGGCAGAAGAACGAGCAAAGTATTTTTGATTGGTTGGTGGCGGAACTCAAGCTCAAGTATGGGGTGCGGGCAGATATTGGACAGAGGTGGTTAAGAGAGCGAAAGCTTTTGCCGTTGCTGGATGGGTTGGATGAGTTGGCCTCAGAGCGGCAAGCGAAGTGTGTTGAGGCGATTAACGAGTGGCTTCAATCGGATGAGCGACCCAGACATGTAGTTGTTTGCAGCCGTTTGGAAGAATACGAGAGCCATGAGACTAGCCTTAATCTGAATGGGGCAATCTGCTTGTTACCTCTGGAGCAATTTCAAATTAAAGAATATCTGTTGCGCGTTACAGGTCCAGAGTTGTGGCAAAGCATTGCGAGTGATCCAGCGCTACTGGATTTAGCTCAAACGCCGCTTTTGCTGAGCATTATCACCCTGGCTTATCAAGAAATTTCCTTTCCAGAATGGCAGCAGCTTGCTTCTTCTCAAGAGCGTCAGCGTTATCTCTTTGATGCCTATATTAGGCGGATGCTAGAGCGATCTATAAAAAGCCAGGAGTACACCGAGCGAAAAGAGCCAACTCCAGAAAAAACTCGTCACTGGCTGATTTGGTTAGCTCAAAGACTAAAAGCCGAAAAGCAAACCGAATTCTTAATCGAGAAAATACAGCCAGCCTGGTTACAACGAGGCTCTCAGAAGCAAGCATATCGAATTGGAGTTGGGCTGAGTGGTGGGCTGAGTGTTGGGCTAAGTGGTGGGCTGAGTGGTGGGCTGAGTGTTGGGTTGGTTAGTGGGCTGAGTGTTGGGTTGATTTTTGGGCTGAGTGTTGGGCTGAGTGATGAGATTGAGCTGGTTGAGACTCTACGTTGGTCTTGGAAAAACGCAGGGGCTGGACTACGTGAATACTTCCAGAGTGGTAGGTTGCTTGTTGGGCTGAGTGTTGGGCTGCTTGTTGGGTTGATTTTTGGGCTGAGTGTTGGGCTGCTTGTTGGGCTAAGTGTTGGGCTGCTTTTTGGGCTGCTTGGTGGGCTGCTTTTTGGACTGATTCTTGGGCTGCTTGGTGGGCTGAGTGGATTTGAAGTAGAAAGGAAAGCTATTCCTAATCAGGGTATTTGGCGTTCTGCAAGTAACGCTGTAATTGTTGGACTGCTTTTTGGGCTGAGTGTTGGGCTGCTTGGGGGGCTGCTTAGTGGGCTGAGTGCTGGCCTGATTCTTGGGATGTTTCAGTATGGCGGTCTAACCTGCATCCAACATTTCACTCTCCGTCTCATCCTCTGGCAAAGCGGTAATATCCCCTGGAACTATGCCCGCTTCCTTAACTACGCCACTGAGCGCCTCTTCCTACAACGGGTTGGTGGTAGTTATCGCTTCACCCACGATCTGCTGCGCGAGCATTTTGCCCAAATGCCAGAGCGTAGTTGA
- a CDS encoding NACHT domain-containing NTPase, whose translation MPDDPLLRLLLGAVVAAVLGWLLNQLPSLPQVPGRTFSVLRLAFELVILGVSLSWLANPPESSSEKTKALVEALGILCLVFFTIDASQLVNILRRNAGPSSEPDRGGTAGISPKQEYRILKILQEEVKKEVKGRLSGSLHNKVHLALCMKAQPKQVDSPLARGIKIGMQPHYPATPRTNVIEVFEHPEVAGKLLILGAPGAGKTTMLLDLAKQLLARNEEDFEQPIPVLLDLSSWQKDEQSIFDWVVAQLNLRHRVRADVGQRWLREQKLLPLLDGLDELASERQAKCVEAINAWLQSDERPGRVVVCSRLKEYESHEASLNLNGAICLLPLEQSQIKEYLLRVTGPELWQSIASDPALLDLAQTPLFLSIITLAHQEISLPEWHQLASSQERQRYLFDAYIRRMLERTIKSQEYTEHKKPTSEKTRYWLIWLAQRLKAGNQTEFLIEKMQPTWLQERSQKRAYQIGCVLIGGLVGVPIGVLIGVLRSGLMFGLKSGLTSGLTFGLMFGLMFVPGVGLGPRQMDEISVVETLSWSWKKAWSGLCRIPIPELRIGLLSGLLSGLLGSLLVDPKFGAMLVLMLALLFRLRLGLRGGLSGLEVERKATPNQGIRRSACNAVCGALIVGLMFSLIIGMVGGLISGLVVEPIVALRFMLTTGLVIGLIIGLLQYGGITCIQHFTLRLVLWQSGNIPWNYARFLNYATERLLLQRVGGSYRFTHDLLREHFAQMPERS comes from the coding sequence ATGCCAGATGATCCTTTACTAAGATTGCTGCTTGGCGCAGTGGTGGCTGCTGTTTTAGGTTGGTTGCTTAACCAATTGCCCTCGCTCCCTCAAGTCCCAGGAAGGACCTTTTCAGTCTTGAGGTTGGCCTTTGAGCTTGTGATTCTAGGCGTTTCGTTGAGTTGGTTGGCTAATCCGCCTGAGTCAAGCAGTGAGAAGACTAAAGCTTTAGTAGAAGCTTTAGGGATCCTGTGCCTAGTTTTCTTCACTATCGATGCGTCTCAACTAGTTAATATCCTGAGAAGAAACGCTGGGCCAAGCAGTGAGCCTGATAGAGGTGGAACGGCTGGGATTTCTCCTAAGCAAGAGTATCGAATTCTCAAGATTTTGCAGGAGGAAGTCAAGAAAGAAGTTAAGGGGCGGCTGAGTGGTTCTTTGCACAATAAGGTGCACTTGGCTCTGTGTATGAAGGCGCAGCCGAAACAGGTGGATTCGCCTTTGGCTAGGGGTATCAAGATTGGCATGCAGCCTCATTATCCTGCCACACCAAGAACAAACGTCATTGAGGTTTTTGAACACCCAGAAGTTGCAGGCAAGCTGTTGATTTTGGGGGCACCAGGAGCTGGAAAAACGACAATGCTTTTGGATTTGGCAAAGCAACTTCTCGCTCGTAATGAGGAAGATTTTGAACAGCCAATTCCAGTCTTGCTAGACCTCTCATCTTGGCAAAAAGACGAGCAAAGTATTTTTGATTGGGTGGTGGCGCAACTCAATCTCAGGCATAGGGTGCGGGCAGATGTTGGGCAGCGGTGGTTGCGAGAGCAAAAGCTTTTGCCGTTGCTGGATGGGTTGGATGAGTTGGCCTCAGAGCGTCAGGCGAAGTGTGTTGAAGCGATTAATGCTTGGCTTCAATCGGATGAGCGGCCTGGACGTGTCGTTGTTTGCAGCCGTTTGAAAGAATACGAGAGCCATGAGGCCAGTCTCAATCTAAATGGGGCAATCTGCTTATTGCCTCTGGAGCAATCTCAAATCAAAGAATATCTGTTGCGCGTTACAGGCCCGGAATTGTGGCAAAGCATCGCAAGTGATCCGGCATTACTGGATTTGGCTCAAACGCCGCTTTTTCTAAGCATTATCACCCTGGCTCATCAGGAAATATCTCTTCCAGAATGGCATCAGCTTGCTTCTTCTCAAGAGCGCCAGCGTTATCTCTTCGATGCCTATATCAGACGGATGCTAGAGCGAACGATAAAAAGTCAAGAGTACACCGAGCACAAAAAACCAACCTCAGAAAAAACTCGTTACTGGCTGATTTGGTTAGCGCAAAGACTAAAAGCCGGAAACCAAACTGAGTTTCTGATTGAGAAAATGCAGCCGACCTGGCTACAGGAACGCTCTCAGAAGCGAGCATATCAAATTGGATGTGTGCTGATTGGTGGACTAGTTGGTGTGCCTATTGGTGTGCTAATTGGTGTGCTGAGGTCTGGGCTGATGTTTGGGTTGAAGTCCGGGCTAACTAGTGGACTGACGTTTGGGCTGATGTTTGGGCTGATGTTTGTGCCAGGGGTCGGGCTGGGGCCTAGACAGATGGATGAGATTAGTGTGGTTGAAACTCTAAGCTGGTCCTGGAAGAAAGCATGGTCTGGGCTGTGTAGAATCCCCATCCCTGAGCTCAGAATTGGTCTGCTTAGTGGTTTGCTTAGTGGTTTGCTTGGTAGTCTGCTTGTTGATCCAAAATTTGGGGCAATGTTGGTGCTGATGCTTGCGCTGCTGTTCCGGCTAAGGCTTGGGCTGAGAGGTGGGCTAAGTGGCCTTGAAGTAGAGAGGAAAGCTACTCCTAACCAAGGCATCCGGCGTTCTGCATGTAACGCTGTGTGTGGTGCACTGATTGTTGGGTTAATGTTTTCGTTGATTATTGGAATGGTCGGTGGACTGATTAGTGGGCTAGTAGTTGAGCCGATTGTTGCGCTGAGGTTTATGCTGACTACTGGGCTAGTTATCGGGCTGATTATTGGGCTGTTGCAGTATGGCGGTATAACCTGCATCCAACATTTCACTCTCCGTCTCGTTCTCTGGCAAAGCGGCAATATCCCCTGGAACTACGCTCGCTTTCTCAACTACGCCACCGAGCGTCTCCTCCTACAACGGGTTGGTGGTAGTTATCGCTTCACCCACGATCTGCTGCGCGAGCATTTTGCCCAAATGCCAGAGCGTAGTTGA
- a CDS encoding polysaccharide lyase family 1 protein: MIPALLAPPLTPPALLIASERSPQVLFGRLFNQLQPRVGLASVSLATDRTTDDLVAFPGAEGYGALAKGGRGGKVIAVTNLNDAGPGSLRAATEVREPRIIVFRVGGTITLKRDIVLQDPYVTLAGQTAPGDGITLRGATLLISTHDVIVRGLRVRVGDDPNGPDPGDRDAIAIRAERRNQVYNVIVDHCSVSWAIDENLSTWGPVRNISFQWNLIGEALSQSLHHKGRHSMGLLVGDHAQQISIHHNLFAHNVSRNPSMKGGTATEVVNNVIYNWGNQATDYYSDRDSRSGPLFLNVIGNYYKAGPNSRFRAIGKSASGPLKGSKVYLQGNIGPNRPDDSGDQWLIAGRAKYRSDRPALEPSGIHTDPANTAYERVLASAGAITAGRDSVDQRLLQSVRNGTGGMIDSPREVGGWPNLSSGTAPQDRDQDGMPDSWEQAQGLNPTDPADADNRASSGYTWVEEYLNSLFGSGSRPLEAAALLVCFSGSSLISRAHRHR; this comes from the coding sequence ATGATTCCAGCCCTACTTGCGCCCCCACTCACACCGCCTGCTCTGCTCATCGCCTCCGAGCGCAGCCCCCAAGTCCTATTTGGCCGCCTATTCAACCAATTGCAGCCACGTGTAGGTTTGGCGTCCGTTAGCCTGGCCACCGACAGAACAACCGATGATTTGGTCGCCTTTCCAGGCGCTGAGGGCTATGGAGCACTCGCCAAAGGCGGACGTGGCGGAAAAGTTATCGCTGTCACCAACCTCAACGACGCTGGCCCTGGCAGTTTACGGGCGGCAACCGAAGTTAGGGAACCCCGCATCATCGTCTTCCGGGTCGGCGGCACCATTACCCTCAAACGCGACATCGTCCTTCAGGATCCCTACGTCACCCTTGCCGGACAAACTGCCCCCGGCGATGGCATCACCCTACGCGGCGCCACCCTGCTGATCTCCACCCACGACGTCATCGTGCGTGGCTTGCGCGTACGCGTCGGTGATGACCCCAACGGCCCCGATCCAGGCGACCGCGATGCCATTGCCATCCGTGCTGAGCGCCGCAACCAGGTCTACAACGTGATCGTGGATCACTGCTCAGTCAGTTGGGCCATCGACGAGAACCTGAGCACCTGGGGTCCAGTACGTAACATCAGCTTCCAGTGGAATCTGATCGGCGAAGCCCTGAGCCAGAGCCTGCACCACAAAGGCCGCCACAGCATGGGCCTACTAGTCGGCGACCACGCCCAACAGATCTCGATCCACCACAACCTGTTCGCCCACAACGTCAGCCGCAACCCCTCCATGAAGGGTGGCACTGCAACTGAAGTGGTCAACAACGTCATTTACAACTGGGGCAACCAGGCCACCGATTACTACAGCGACCGCGACAGCCGCAGTGGGCCACTCTTCCTCAACGTGATTGGCAACTACTACAAAGCCGGTCCCAATAGTCGTTTTCGGGCCATCGGTAAAAGCGCCAGCGGCCCCCTCAAAGGCAGCAAGGTTTACTTACAAGGCAACATCGGCCCCAACCGCCCCGACGATTCAGGCGATCAATGGCTCATAGCAGGCAGGGCCAAATACCGCAGCGACCGCCCCGCCCTTGAGCCCTCCGGCATCCACACTGACCCTGCTAACACTGCCTATGAGCGCGTGCTCGCTAGCGCTGGAGCGATCACCGCCGGACGGGACAGTGTCGATCAGCGCCTTTTGCAATCGGTGCGCAACGGCACAGGCGGCATGATCGACTCACCCCGCGAAGTCGGCGGCTGGCCCAACCTCAGCAGCGGCACCGCCCCGCAAGACAGAGACCAAGACGGCATGCCCGACTCCTGGGAACAAGCCCAGGGCCTCAACCCCACCGACCCTGCCGATGCCGACAACCGGGCCAGCAGTGGCTACACCTGGGTCGAGGAATATCTCAACTCGCTGTTCGGTTCTGGTTCCCGTCCGCTGGAGGCAGCCGCCTTGCTAGTTTGCTTTAGCGGCAGCAGTCTAATTTCCCGTGCCCATCGCCACCGGTAA